Proteins encoded within one genomic window of Parachlamydia sp. AcF125:
- a CDS encoding IS256 family transposase produces MKEDLIFENKNPPHPFKDNLEQILREGAKKLLMQAVENEVAEYIESLKSIKDEANRRVVTRNGYLPERTIQTGMGEISIKQPRVRDKREGKKFTSQILPPYLRRTASLDALIPALYLKGVSTDEFGEALEAILGENAKGLSATNIVRLKESWEKDFKKWHERDLSCKKYVYFWVDGIYFNVRLNDERPCLLVIIGALENGKKELVAIHDGIRESKLSWKEVLQDLKRRGLQYGPHLAVGDGALGFWVAMEEEFPKTRGQRCWVHKTANILDKMPKGAQINAKKMIHEIYMAPTKEEGFRAFEAFVHLYEAKYPKACACLLKDKEALMAFYDFPAMHWGHIRTTNPIESTFATIRHRTRQTKGCGSRICTLTMVYKLATTAEKHWRRLRGHELIEKVIHGTKFKDGEEVKEKEQVA; encoded by the coding sequence ATGAAAGAGGATCTCATTTTTGAGAATAAAAATCCACCGCATCCATTTAAAGATAATTTGGAGCAAATCTTGAGAGAAGGCGCAAAAAAGCTTTTAATGCAAGCAGTTGAAAATGAAGTAGCTGAATATATCGAGAGTTTGAAATCTATTAAGGATGAAGCAAATAGAAGAGTAGTTACTCGCAATGGATATCTGCCCGAAAGAACCATTCAAACAGGCATGGGAGAAATTTCAATTAAACAACCAAGGGTGAGAGACAAAAGAGAAGGCAAGAAATTTACAAGTCAGATTCTACCGCCGTACTTGAGAAGAACAGCCAGCTTAGATGCTCTAATTCCAGCTTTATATCTCAAAGGGGTTTCTACAGATGAATTTGGAGAGGCACTAGAAGCAATTTTAGGAGAGAATGCTAAAGGCTTATCAGCTACAAATATTGTGAGACTAAAAGAAAGTTGGGAAAAAGATTTTAAAAAATGGCATGAGAGAGATTTGAGTTGCAAAAAGTATGTCTATTTTTGGGTGGATGGCATTTATTTTAATGTGAGATTAAATGATGAAAGACCCTGCCTTCTGGTGATTATAGGAGCATTAGAAAATGGCAAGAAGGAGCTTGTCGCCATTCACGATGGGATAAGAGAAAGCAAGCTGTCTTGGAAAGAAGTCTTGCAGGATTTAAAGCGGCGTGGATTACAGTACGGCCCGCATCTAGCTGTGGGCGATGGCGCTTTAGGATTTTGGGTGGCCATGGAGGAGGAATTTCCAAAAACTCGTGGACAAAGATGCTGGGTGCATAAAACAGCAAATATTTTAGATAAAATGCCAAAAGGTGCCCAAATCAATGCCAAGAAGATGATCCACGAGATTTATATGGCCCCTACTAAGGAGGAAGGATTTAGAGCCTTTGAGGCCTTTGTGCATCTTTATGAAGCTAAATATCCAAAAGCTTGCGCATGTCTGCTGAAAGATAAAGAAGCTTTAATGGCTTTTTATGATTTCCCAGCGATGCACTGGGGGCATATTCGCACGACTAATCCTATAGAATCAACTTTTGCCACAATCAGACATCGCACACGACAAACTAAAGGATGCGGATCTAGGATTTGTACGCTTACCATGGTATACAAGCTAGCTACAACCGCTGAAAAACATTGGAGAAGACTTAGAGGACATGAATTAATAGAAAAGGTTATCCATGGAACCAAGTTTAAGGATGGCGAAGAAGTCAAAGAAAAAGAACAGGTAGCCTAG
- a CDS encoding inverse autotransporter beta domain-containing protein: MAFKYRLSLFLYFVGLVFQIQSLELKSPQFECRYHTGKFISIDRDYLDLHLFFPLANEDISLFLDTNGYRYDKGKWGASVGGGIRKSLAEGRIIGLNAYYDYLRGRLKRNFHQIGVGFEWLTDCYDIRINGYLPILAKVHPGPCCYFDNLGSGFQATRCSSEYSYGGLEAEIGKSLFTCRDFDLYAAVGPYYFSRKHFKHFSGVHARLAIDWKSLVSIGIRASHDKFYVTQIQGFFAISIPFIGRFSSDLCQDPSFSVQPVRRNGVILTDRCCNWTWNW, encoded by the coding sequence GTGGCTTTTAAGTATCGATTATCCCTTTTTCTTTATTTTGTAGGATTGGTTTTCCAAATACAAAGCTTGGAACTGAAATCCCCTCAATTTGAATGTCGCTATCACACGGGGAAATTTATTAGTATTGATAGGGATTATTTAGATCTTCATCTTTTTTTTCCTCTGGCAAACGAAGATATAAGCCTTTTTCTTGATACTAATGGTTATCGCTATGATAAGGGGAAATGGGGCGCTAGTGTGGGTGGTGGGATCAGAAAAAGCTTGGCAGAAGGTCGCATAATTGGCTTAAACGCTTACTATGATTATCTAAGAGGGCGCTTAAAACGAAATTTTCATCAAATCGGGGTAGGATTTGAATGGCTTACCGATTGTTATGATATAAGAATCAATGGTTACTTGCCTATCTTAGCAAAAGTACATCCCGGCCCCTGTTGTTATTTTGATAACCTGGGCAGTGGATTTCAAGCGACCAGATGCAGCTCGGAATATTCTTATGGGGGTTTAGAGGCAGAAATCGGAAAATCTTTGTTCACTTGTAGAGATTTTGATTTATATGCAGCTGTAGGCCCTTATTACTTCTCCCGTAAACATTTTAAACATTTCTCTGGCGTCCACGCCCGCCTCGCAATCGATTGGAAATCTTTGGTATCTATAGGCATTCGCGCAAGCCACGACAAATTTTACGTCACCCAAATTCAAGGGTTTTTTGCGATTTCGATTCCTTTTATTGGCCGCTTTTCCTCCGATCTTTGCCAAGACCCTTCTTTTTCAGTGCAGCCTGTGCGGCGCAATGGAGTAATATTGACCGATCGTTGCTGCAATTGGACCTGGAATTGGTAG
- a CDS encoding leucine-rich repeat domain-containing protein: protein MLPPTTSSTQLDFHNTVSESIEDAVSGELMTKAVTLVPCGHTFNKNTVIQCLARNKLCPLDREPIERYVRNYTVRQLAEAVKTHPLEEVKQKPSEEAQEHFSRGKELCEKGKEKASFSAKEDYIELLFNLLEEPSVQEQESLKQMLESHLEGLVNQENEGLTVKEQENYKWTKNLLGESKKVRLFAVQKLQQIQQNPSFLSMPPLASAPAKQIQDSTLEAMAILYGKILHFHFPEERENLAEKAFILDSIYEIDSNLANEAKVPLIFKNLFKKAQSLSPLEFEDNNQQKEPFTLATYASYLLNINRFLLCQRMPGGEEYLNQAEIKALPFKQKGELFKEWIKEQGENIVMLDLNNAGLTFLPPEIGIFSQLHDLELSYNQLTTLPTSIGQLSRLIWLVLSHNQLTVLPASIGQLSQLQQLNLDHNRLKTLSVEIKRLHKCKITLNGNPLQNGG, encoded by the coding sequence ATGTTGCCGCCAACCACTTCTAGTACGCAATTAGACTTTCACAACACTGTTTCAGAAAGCATCGAAGATGCCGTTTCAGGAGAACTAATGACCAAAGCGGTGACTTTGGTTCCTTGCGGCCACACCTTTAATAAGAACACGGTGATTCAATGCTTAGCGCGCAATAAGCTCTGCCCCTTGGATAGGGAGCCTATTGAAAGATATGTCCGTAACTATACGGTTAGACAGTTAGCGGAAGCTGTTAAAACGCATCCTTTAGAAGAAGTTAAACAAAAGCCTAGTGAAGAAGCTCAAGAGCATTTCTCTCGAGGAAAGGAGCTTTGCGAAAAAGGCAAGGAAAAAGCATCTTTTTCTGCCAAAGAAGACTATATCGAGCTTTTATTTAACCTTTTAGAAGAACCCTCTGTTCAAGAGCAAGAGTCTTTAAAACAAATGCTAGAAAGCCATCTCGAAGGGCTCGTGAACCAAGAAAACGAAGGGCTAACAGTCAAAGAGCAAGAAAACTATAAGTGGACAAAAAACTTGCTCGGGGAAAGCAAAAAAGTGCGGCTATTTGCCGTGCAAAAACTGCAGCAAATTCAGCAAAACCCTTCGTTTCTTTCCATGCCTCCTCTAGCTAGCGCCCCTGCTAAGCAAATACAAGACTCTACTTTAGAGGCAATGGCCATCCTTTATGGCAAAATCCTTCATTTTCACTTTCCTGAAGAAAGGGAAAACCTGGCAGAAAAAGCCTTCATTTTAGATAGCATTTATGAGATTGATTCTAACCTTGCTAATGAAGCTAAAGTGCCCCTCATTTTTAAAAACCTCTTTAAAAAAGCTCAATCCCTTTCTCCTTTAGAATTTGAGGATAACAATCAGCAAAAAGAGCCTTTTACTCTGGCTACTTATGCCTCTTATCTCCTCAATATTAACCGCTTCTTACTTTGCCAGAGGATGCCTGGAGGAGAAGAGTACCTAAACCAAGCAGAGATTAAAGCTTTGCCTTTTAAGCAAAAAGGAGAGCTTTTTAAAGAGTGGATAAAGGAACAGGGGGAAAATATTGTGATGTTAGATTTAAATAATGCGGGCTTGACTTTTTTACCTCCTGAAATTGGGATATTTTCTCAGCTGCATGACCTTGAATTAAGCTATAATCAGCTGACGACTCTTCCTACCAGCATTGGGCAACTTTCTCGGCTGATATGGCTTGTCTTAAGCCATAATCAGCTAACAGTTCTTCCTGCCAGTATTGGACAGCTTTCTCAGCTGCAGCAGCTTAACTTAGACCATAATCGGCTAAAAACTCTTTCTGTAGAAATCAAACGGCTTCACAAGTGCAAAATAACGTTAAATGGAAACCCTTTGCAAAATGGAGGCTAA
- a CDS encoding leucine-rich repeat domain-containing protein, whose translation MLPPTTSNTQVDFRTTVSEGLEDAVSGELMTKAVTLVPCGHTFDKDTVVQCLARDKLCPLDRKPIERYVRNYTVRQLAEAAKSHPLEEVKQKPSEEAQEYFLRGKELCEKNENEAAIEALLHALKLSPFYEKAQAYLEFCLKCSSKPSSQPLSLSKKGKEKISSSSAKEDYIELLFNLLEEPSIQEHPSLKHLLESQLQVLVSQESEELTVKEQESYKWTKNLLGESKKVRQFAVQKLQQIQQSPSFLSVPPLASAPAKQIQGSILEEMAILYEGILHFHFPEERENLAEKASILDSIYEIDSSLANEAKVPLIFKNLFKKAQSLSPLEFEDNNQQKEPFNLATYASYLRNINRLLLWQKLPGGEDCLNQAKMKALPLKQKGELLKEWIKEHGKNILALNLYNLGLTFLAPEIGQLSNLKVLDLRRNQLTVLPATIGQLTRLQLLDLGGNQLASLPDTIERLSHLKELRVERNQLTVLPNTIERLSKLVWLYLGQNQLTAFPASIGQLTQLQKLDLEDNLLKTLPATIGQLTQLQLLDLGGNQLKALPDTIGQLSKLSILNLWANQLVALPDTVGQLSKLSMLNLAENQLTALPDTIGQLSELSTLNLAQNQLTALPDTLGQLSKLSLLHLGENQLTALPATIGQLAQLRLLILWENKLKALPVEIKQLQGCKIRLSGNPLQIGAKASIAPS comes from the coding sequence ATGTTGCCGCCAACCACTTCTAATACACAAGTAGACTTTCGCACCACTGTTTCAGAAGGTCTCGAAGATGCCGTTTCAGGAGAACTAATGACCAAAGCGGTGACTTTGGTTCCTTGTGGCCATACCTTTGATAAAGATACAGTGGTCCAATGCTTAGCGCGCGATAAACTCTGCCCCTTGGATAGGAAGCCTATTGAAAGATATGTCCGTAACTATACAGTTAGGCAGTTAGCGGAAGCCGCTAAATCGCATCCTTTAGAAGAAGTTAAACAAAAGCCTAGTGAAGAAGCTCAAGAGTATTTCTTACGAGGAAAGGAGCTTTGCGAAAAAAATGAAAATGAAGCTGCCATAGAAGCTTTGCTACACGCTTTAAAATTAAGCCCCTTTTATGAAAAAGCACAGGCTTATTTGGAGTTTTGCCTTAAATGCTCCTCAAAGCCTTCTTCCCAGCCTCTTTCTCTCTCCAAAAAAGGTAAAGAAAAAATATCTTCTTCTTCTGCCAAAGAAGACTATATCGAGCTTTTATTTAACCTTTTAGAAGAACCCTCTATTCAAGAGCACCCCTCTTTGAAACACTTACTAGAAAGCCAGCTCCAAGTATTGGTTAGCCAAGAAAGCGAAGAGCTAACAGTCAAAGAGCAAGAAAGCTATAAGTGGACAAAAAACTTGCTAGGGGAAAGCAAAAAAGTGAGGCAATTTGCCGTGCAAAAGCTGCAGCAAATTCAACAAAGCCCTTCGTTTCTTTCCGTGCCTCCTTTAGCTAGCGCCCCTGCTAAACAAATACAAGGCTCTATTTTAGAGGAGATGGCCATCCTTTATGAGGGAATCCTTCATTTTCACTTCCCTGAAGAAAGGGAAAACCTGGCAGAAAAAGCCTCCATTTTAGATAGCATTTATGAGATTGATTCCAGTCTTGCTAATGAAGCTAAAGTGCCCCTCATCTTTAAAAACCTCTTTAAAAAGGCCCAATCCCTTTCTCCTTTAGAATTTGAGGATAACAATCAGCAAAAAGAGCCTTTTAATTTGGCTACTTATGCCTCCTATCTCCGCAATATTAACCGCCTCTTACTTTGGCAAAAGTTGCCTGGAGGAGAGGACTGCTTAAACCAAGCTAAGATGAAAGCTTTGCCTTTAAAGCAAAAAGGAGAGCTTCTTAAAGAGTGGATAAAAGAGCATGGGAAGAATATCTTGGCACTAAATTTATATAATTTAGGCTTAACTTTTTTAGCACCAGAAATTGGGCAACTTTCCAATTTGAAAGTGCTTGACTTAAGACGAAATCAGCTAACAGTTCTTCCTGCCACAATTGGGCAGCTTACTCGTCTACAACTACTTGACCTAGGGGGAAACCAGCTGGCGTCTCTTCCTGACACAATTGAGCGTCTTTCTCATTTGAAAGAGCTTAGGGTAGAACGAAATCAGCTGACGGTTCTTCCTAACACTATTGAACGGCTTTCAAAGCTAGTATGGCTTTATTTAGGCCAAAACCAGTTGACAGCCTTTCCTGCTAGCATTGGGCAACTTACTCAGCTCCAAAAGCTTGACTTAGAGGACAACCTGCTAAAGACTCTTCCTGCCACAATTGGGCAGCTTACTCAGCTACAACTACTTGACCTAGGAGGAAACCAGCTGAAAGCTCTTCCTGACACAATTGGGCAACTTTCAAAGCTTTCAATACTTAACTTATGGGCAAACCAGCTAGTGGCTCTTCCCGATACCGTTGGACAGCTTTCAAAGCTGTCAATGCTTAACTTAGCGGAAAACCAGCTAACGGCTCTTCCCGATACCATTGGACAGCTTTCAGAGCTGTCAACGCTTAACTTAGCGCAAAACCAGCTAACGGCTCTTCCTGATACCCTTGGACAGCTTTCAAAGCTGTCGTTGCTTCACTTAGGGGAAAACCAGCTAACGGCTCTTCCAGCCACAATTGGTCAACTTGCTCAGTTAAGACTACTTATCTTATGGGAAAACAAGCTGAAGGCTCTTCCTGTGGAAATCAAACAACTTCAAGGGTGTAAAATACGGTTAAGTGGGAACCCTTTGCAAATAGGCGCAAAAGCAAGCATAGCGCCTTCATGA
- a CDS encoding leucine-rich repeat domain-containing protein has protein sequence MLPPTASSTQVDFRTTVSEGIEDAVSGELMTKAVTLVPCGHTFNKDTVIQCLARNKLCPLDREPIERYVRNYTVRQLAEAAKSHPLEEIKQKPSEEAQEYFLRGKELCEKNDNEAAIEALLHALKLSPFYEKAQAYLEFCLKRSSKPSSQPLSLSKKGKEKISSSSAKEDYIELLFNLLEESSVQEHPSLKHLLESQLQVLVSQESEKLTVKEQEGYKWTKNLLGEGKKVRLFTVQKLQQVAMAILYEEILHFHFPEERENLAEKASILDSIYEIDPSLANEAKVPLIFENLFKKAQFLSPLEFEDNNQKKEPFTLPTYASYLLNINRLLLWQKLPGGKDCLNQAEMKALPLKQKGELFKEWIKEHGKNVSKLDLFNSSLTFLAPEIGQLSNLKALDLTQNHLTVLPTTIGQLIQLTVLNLGGNQLTSLPDTIGQLPKLEELYLSQNKLTSLPDTIGQLSKLQQLNLWGNQLTSLPDTIGQLIKLEELYLNQNKLTALLDTIGQLSKLQRLNLEENQLASLPDTIGQLSKLKGLYLSQNELASLPDTIGQLSELSTLDLGENQLTALPDTIGQLSKLSALHLGENQLTALPDTIGQLSKLQKLSLGENQLTALPDTIGQLTQLQLLELGGNQLKALPDTIGQLSKLSILTLWANQLTALPATIGQLAQLRLLDLEANQLRALPLEIKRLQECRICLDGNPLQNDG, from the coding sequence ATGTTGCCGCCAACCGCTTCTAGTACGCAAGTAGACTTTCGCACCACTGTTTCAGAAGGTATCGAAGATGCCGTTTCAGGAGAATTAATGACCAAAGCGGTGACTTTGGTGCCTTGTGGCCATACTTTTAATAAGGACACGGTGATCCAATGCTTAGCGCGCAATAAGCTCTGTCCCTTGGATAGGGAGCCTATTGAAAGATATGTCCGTAACTATACGGTTAGGCAGCTAGCAGAAGCCGCTAAATCGCATCCTTTAGAAGAAATTAAACAAAAGCCTAGTGAAGAAGCTCAAGAGTATTTCTTACGGGGAAAGGAGCTTTGCGAAAAAAACGACAATGAAGCTGCCATAGAAGCTTTGCTACACGCTTTGAAACTAAGCCCCTTTTATGAAAAAGCGCAGGCTTATTTGGAGTTTTGCCTTAAACGCTCCTCAAAGCCTTCTTCCCAGCCTCTTTCTCTCTCCAAAAAAGGTAAAGAAAAAATATCTTCTTCTTCTGCCAAAGAAGACTATATCGAGCTTTTATTTAACCTTTTAGAAGAATCCTCTGTTCAAGAGCACCCCTCTTTGAAACACTTGCTAGAAAGCCAGCTCCAAGTATTGGTTAGCCAAGAAAGCGAAAAGCTAACAGTCAAAGAGCAAGAAGGCTATAAGTGGACCAAAAACTTGCTAGGAGAAGGCAAAAAGGTTCGACTATTTACCGTGCAAAAACTCCAGCAGGTTGCGATGGCCATCCTTTATGAGGAAATCCTCCATTTTCACTTTCCTGAGGAAAGGGAAAACCTGGCAGAAAAAGCCTCCATTTTAGATAGCATTTATGAGATTGATCCCAGTCTTGCTAATGAAGCTAAAGTGCCCCTCATTTTTGAAAACCTCTTTAAAAAGGCTCAATTTCTTTCTCCTTTAGAATTTGAGGATAACAATCAAAAAAAAGAGCCTTTTACTTTGCCTACTTATGCCTCCTATCTCCTGAATATTAACCGCCTCTTACTTTGGCAAAAGTTGCCTGGAGGAAAAGACTGCTTAAACCAAGCTGAGATGAAAGCTTTGCCTTTAAAGCAAAAAGGAGAGCTTTTTAAAGAGTGGATAAAAGAGCATGGGAAGAATGTCTCGAAGCTAGATTTATTTAATTCAAGCTTAACTTTTTTAGCACCAGAAATTGGGCAGCTTTCCAATTTGAAAGCGCTTGACTTAACGCAAAATCACCTAACAGTTCTTCCTACCACAATTGGGCAGCTTATTCAGCTAACAGTACTTAACTTAGGGGGAAACCAGCTGACGTCTCTTCCTGACACAATTGGACAGCTTCCAAAGCTAGAAGAGCTTTATTTAAGCCAAAACAAGCTGACGTCTCTTCCCGATACCATTGGACAGCTTTCAAAGCTGCAGCAGCTTAACTTATGGGGAAACCAGCTGACATCTCTTCCTGACACAATTGGACAGCTTATAAAGCTAGAAGAGCTTTATTTGAACCAAAACAAGCTGACGGCTCTTCTCGATACCATTGGACAGCTTTCAAAGCTGCAGCGGCTTAACTTAGAGGAAAACCAGCTGGCTTCTCTTCCCGATACCATTGGACAGCTTTCAAAGCTAAAAGGGCTTTATTTAAGCCAAAACGAGCTGGCTTCTCTTCCTGACACAATTGGACAGCTTTCAGAGCTTTCTACACTTGACTTAGGGGAAAACCAGCTGACGGCTCTTCCCGATACCATTGGACAGCTTTCAAAGCTTTCTGCACTTCACTTAGGGGAAAACCAACTAACGGCTCTTCCCGATACCATTGGACAGCTTTCAAAGCTGCAGAAGCTTAGCTTAGGGGAAAACCAGCTAACGGCTCTTCCTGACACAATTGGGCAGCTTACTCAGCTACAACTACTCGAACTAGGAGGAAACCAGCTGAAAGCCCTTCCTGACACAATTGGGCAGCTTTCAAAGCTTTCAATACTTACCTTATGGGCAAACCAGCTAACGGCTCTTCCCGCCACAATTGGGCAGCTTGCTCAGTTACGACTACTTGACCTAGAGGCTAACCAGCTGAGGGCTCTTCCCCTGGAAATCAAACGACTTCAAGAATGTAGGATTTGTCTAGATGGGAACCCTCTGCAAAATGATGGTTAA
- a CDS encoding leucine-rich repeat domain-containing protein, with the protein MLPPITSNTQVDFRTTVSEGIEDAVSGELMTKAVTLVPCGHTFNKDTVIQCLARNKLCPLDREPIERYVRNYTVRQLAEAAKSHPLEEVKQKPSEEAQKYFLRGKDLCEKNENEAAIEVLLHALKLSPFYEKAQAYLEFCLKCSSKPSSQPLSPPLSLSKKGKEKISSSAKEDYIELLFNLLEEPSIQEHTSLKHLLESQLQALVNQESEKLTVKEQEGYKWTKNLLGEGKKVRLFTVQKLQQIAMAILYEEILHFHFPEERENLAEKASILDSIYEIDPSLANEAKVPLIFENLFKKAQSLSPLEFKDNNQKKEPFTLPTYASYLLNINRLLLWQKLPGGEDCLNQAKMKTLLLKQKGELLKEWIKEHGKYISELNLSNLGLTFLAPEIGQLSNLKMLDLKRNQLTVLPTTIGQLTRLQLLDLGTNQLTALSDTIGQLSGLKVLYLSQNELTVLPDTIGQLSQLQYLNLDKNQLTALPDTIGQLSELKALYLSQNELTVLPDTIGQLSQLQHLNLDKNQLTALPDTIGQLLKLSVLYLGENQLTALPDTIGQLSKLSMLILDRNQLTALPATIGQLAQLGLLDLRTNQLRALPVEIKRLQECRICLDENPLQNDG; encoded by the coding sequence ATGTTGCCGCCAATCACTTCTAATACGCAAGTAGACTTTCGCACCACTGTTTCAGAGGGCATCGAAGATGCCGTTTCAGGAGAACTAATGACCAAAGCGGTGACTTTGGTGCCTTGTGGCCATACCTTTAATAAGGACACAGTGATCCAATGCTTAGCGCGCAATAAGCTCTGCCCCTTGGATAGGGAGCCTATTGAAAGATATGTCCGTAACTATACGGTTAGGCAGTTAGCGGAAGCAGCTAAATCGCATCCTTTAGAAGAAGTTAAACAAAAGCCTAGTGAAGAAGCTCAAAAGTATTTCTTACGGGGAAAGGATCTTTGCGAAAAAAATGAAAATGAAGCTGCCATAGAAGTTTTGCTACACGCTTTGAAATTAAGCCCCTTTTATGAAAAAGCGCAGGCTTATTTGGAGTTTTGCCTTAAATGCTCCTCAAAGCCTTCTTCCCAGCCCCTTTCTCCCCCTCTTTCTCTCTCCAAAAAAGGTAAGGAAAAAATATCTTCTTCTGCCAAAGAAGACTATATCGAGCTTTTATTTAACCTTTTAGAAGAACCCTCTATTCAAGAGCACACCTCGTTGAAACACTTACTAGAAAGCCAGCTCCAAGCATTGGTTAACCAAGAAAGCGAAAAGCTAACAGTCAAAGAGCAAGAAGGCTATAAGTGGACCAAAAACTTGCTAGGAGAAGGCAAAAAGGTTCGGCTATTTACCGTGCAAAAACTCCAGCAGATTGCGATGGCCATCCTTTATGAGGAAATTCTCCATTTTCACTTTCCTGAAGAAAGGGAAAACCTGGCAGAAAAAGCCTCCATTTTAGATAGCATTTATGAGATTGATCCCAGTCTTGCTAATGAAGCTAAAGTGCCCCTCATTTTTGAAAACCTCTTTAAAAAGGCTCAATCTCTTTCTCCTTTAGAATTTAAGGATAACAATCAAAAAAAAGAGCCTTTTACTTTGCCTACTTATGCCTCCTATCTCCTGAATATTAACCGCCTCTTACTTTGGCAAAAGTTGCCTGGAGGAGAAGACTGCTTAAACCAAGCTAAGATGAAAACTTTGCTTTTAAAGCAAAAAGGAGAACTTCTTAAAGAGTGGATAAAAGAGCATGGAAAGTATATCTCGGAACTAAATTTATCCAATTTAGGCTTAACTTTTTTAGCGCCAGAAATTGGGCAGCTCTCCAATTTGAAAATGCTTGACTTAAAGCGAAACCAGCTAACAGTTCTTCCTACCACAATTGGTCAGCTTACTCGCCTACAACTACTTGACCTAGGGACAAACCAGCTAACGGCCCTTTCTGACACAATTGGACAGCTTTCAGGGCTAAAAGTGCTTTATTTAAGCCAAAACGAGCTGACGGTTCTTCCCGATACCATTGGGCAGCTTTCTCAGCTGCAGTATCTTAACTTAGATAAAAACCAGCTAACGGCTCTTCCAGACACAATTGGACAGCTTTCAGAGCTAAAAGCACTTTATTTAAGCCAAAACGAGCTGACGGTTCTTCCCGATACCATTGGGCAGCTTTCTCAGCTGCAGCATCTTAACTTAGATAAAAACCAGCTAACGGCTCTTCCTGATACCATTGGGCAGCTTTTAAAGCTGTCAGTGCTTTACTTAGGAGAAAACCAATTAACCGCTCTTCCTGATACCATTGGACAGCTTTCAAAGCTGTCAATGCTTATCTTAGATAGAAACCAGCTAACGGCTCTTCCCGCCACAATTGGGCAGCTTGCTCAGTTAGGACTACTTGACCTAAGGACAAACCAGCTGAGGGCTCTTCCCGTGGAAATCAAACGACTTCAAGAATGTAGGATTTGTCTAGATGAGAACCCTCTGCAAAATGATGGTTAA